In a single window of the Elaeis guineensis isolate ETL-2024a chromosome 8, EG11, whole genome shotgun sequence genome:
- the LOC140851247 gene encoding L-type lectin-domain containing receptor kinase IX.1-like: MVSNKLHKAPNRLGTNAPPTMALSDSRILLPTLQILVLLLHFSSILIPLASSLSFNLSGNSLNKPNLCYQADAFFDGEEIQLTKNQGDSSTSSLQWSVGRVTYPEPVAFYDDASVIDFSTCFLFRMGNFSSTGASADGLAFFLSPYPSEIPKNSSGGTLGLFSTFGANKTRNSTLVAIEFDSHKNVEFNDSSNNHVGIDVHTIFSVAHVDLQASFRQQFFNACVCYNASTKNLSVSLRNTSDATRYWSVSHVVDLREVLPDKGVIGFSAATGIDTESHRITSWSFSSTDLGQTNLSHSSFNKSLASAIGAGFVACGFGFVYAFRYRRCKKGSTATEQVEMAIDSLIDDAFQRSGGPRRFPYSVLVSATKNFTEEGKLGEGGFGGVYKGVLHGSNLEVAVKRISRGSKQGAKEYISEVTIISRLRHRNLVQLVGYCHEKNDLLLVYEYMPNKSLDYHLYHKENLLAWPERYKIALGLASALLYLHEEWEQCVVHRDVKPSNVMLDAEFNAKLGDFGLAKLVDHDSESATTVLAGTRGYMAPEYALTGKACKESDVYSFGVVILEIVCGRKPIAIKHGEMDLVNWVRKLYGKGIHLNATDENLKMQFDELQMECLLIVGLWCTHLDYELRPSIRQAINVLKFDAPLPTLSPNMSLPVILRSPLVDISDLYSSHPSIPNSIKLES, encoded by the exons CTTCATAAAGCTCCAAACCGCCTTGGAACGAATGCTCCTCCCACCATGGCTCTCTCCGATTCTAGAATCCTTCTTCCCACTCTCCAAATCTTGGTGCTCCTCTTGCACTTCTCGTCCATCCTAATCCCCCTTGCAAGCTCACTCTCCTTCAACTTATCTGGTAATTCTCTTAACAAGCCAAACCTATGTTACCAGGCCGATGCCTTCTTCGATGGCGAAGAAATCCAGCTCACCAAGAACCAAGGTGACTCTTCCACTTCCTCCCTTCAATGGAGTGTAGGCAGAGTAACATATCCTGAGCCAGTGGCCTTCTATGATGACGCCTCAGTCATCGACTTCTCTACGTGTTTCTTATTCAGGATGGGCAACTTCAGCAGCACTGGTGCAAGTGCCGATGGGCTCGCCTTCTTCCTCTCGCCGTATCCTTCTGAGATCCCGAAGAATTCATCCGGTGGGACTCTTGGTCTGTTTAGTACTTTCGGTGCCAACAAAACCAGAAATAGTACGCTTGTGGCTATCGAGTTTGATAGCCATAAAAACGTTGAGTTCAATGATTCAAGCAACAATCATGTGGGAATTGACGTCCACACCATCTTCTCCGTTGCGCATGTGGACTTGCAAGCCAGCTTCAGACAGCAGTTCTTTAATGCATGCGTTTGCTACAATGCTAGTACTAAAAATTTGAGTGTCTCTCTTCGTAATACCTCGGATGCTACCAGGTATTGGAGCGTCTCTCATGTTGTTGACCTGAGGGAAGTCCTTCCTGATAAAGGCGTCATTGGCTTCTCAGCTGCAACAGGTATAGACACCGAGTCCCATCGCATTACATCGTGGAGTTTCTCTTCCACGGATTTGGGTCAAACCAACTTGAGTCATTCGAGTTTTAATAAATCCTTGGCGTCTGCCATTGGCGCTGGGTTCGTAGCATGTGGGTTTGGTTTTGTATATGCTTTCAGATATCGTCGATGTAAAAAGGGCAGCACGGCGACGGAACAAGTGGAGATGGCTATCGATTCATTAATCGATGATGCATTTCAGAGAAGTGGCGGGCCAAGGAGATTTCCTTACAGTGTGCTTGTGAGTGCAACCAAAAATTTTACGGAGGAGGGGAAGCTTGGGGAGGGAGGATTCGGGGGGGTCTACAAGGGAGTATTGCATGGCTCGAATCTTGAAGTGGCCGTCAAAAGGATATCTAGAGGCTCCAAGCAAGGGGCCAAAGAATACATATCAGAAGTCACCATCATAAGTCGGCTAAGGCATCGCAATCTTGTGCAGCTGGTTGGCTATTGTCATGAAAAGAATGACCTGCTGCTTGTCTACGAGTACATGCCCAACAAAAGTCTGGATTACCATCTATACCATAAGGAGAATTTGCTTGCATGGCCAGAGAGGTATAAGATTGCTTTGGGATTGGCCTCGGCATTGCTCTATCTTCATGAGGAATGGGAGCAGTGCGTAGTCCACAGAGATGTGAAGCCAAGCAACGTGATGCTGGATGCAGAATTCAACGCTAAACTCGGCGATTTTGGATTGGCAAAACTTGTGGATCATGACAGCGAGTCTGCAACGACAGTGTTGGCAGGCACCCGGGGATACATGGCACCTGAATATGCCTTGACag GTAAAGCTTGTAAAGAGTCCGATGTCTATAGCTTTGGAGTAGTAATATTAGAAATTGTTTGTGGTAGAAAGCCGATTGCAATAAAGCATGGTGAAATGgatttagtaaattgggttcGGAAGCTTTATGGAAAAGGAATACACCTAAATGCTACAGATGAAAATTTAAAGATGCAGTTTGATGAGCTACAAATGGAGTGCTTGCTGATTGTTGGGCTATGGTGCACTCACCTAGATTATGAGCTAAGGCCATCAATAAGACAAGCCATTAATGTTCTAAAATTTGATGCTCCACTACCGACTCTGTCACCTAACATGTCTCTTCCGGTTATTTTACGTTCTCCTTTGGTTGATATCTCTGATCTTTATAGTAGCCACCCTAGTATTCCAAactcaatcaagttagaaagcTAA